One segment of Cyprinus carpio isolate SPL01 chromosome B20, ASM1834038v1, whole genome shotgun sequence DNA contains the following:
- the cb20h8orf82 gene encoding UPF0598 protein C8orf82 homolog, with protein MRFANRLFSSEWRRFLSRDVSSYTQGQSPEARIREYFYYIDHQGQLFLDDTKVKNFVTCFKDQHFLVFFFNRLKVNQSGRYEQDFPFLSLCGRERNFLRCEDRPVVFTHLLSEAGHEESLSYCGGGAKLTAPFCPESLFMHPVSGRVYHPGPERGGGVGLVRSALSIELSTHFEYTTGQESTGQPTHFIWAGHRHTLTNELAKHFPV; from the exons ATGAGGTTTGCTAACAGGCTGTTTAGCAGTGAATGGAGGAGGTTTCTGAGCAGGGACGTGTCCTCATACACACAAGGACAGAGTCCAGAGGCGAGGATCAGAGAGTATTTCTACTATATCGACCATCAGGGACAG cTGTTTCTGGATGACACTAAGGTGAAGAACTTTGTCACCTGTTTCAAAG ACCAGCACTTCTTAGTGTTCTTCTTCAACCGTCTGAAGGTCAACCAGAGCGGCCGATATGAACAGGACTTCCCCTTCCTCTCGCTCTGCGGACGCGAGCGTAACTTCCTGCGCTGTGAAGATCGGCCCGTTGTGTTCACACACCTGTTATCGGAGGCGGGGCATGAGGAGAGTCTGTCATACTGTGGAGGCGGAGCCAAACTGACCGCTCCGTTTTGCCCAGAATCTCTCTTCATGCACCCGGTCAGCGGTAGAGTGTACCATCCCGGACCGGAGCGAGGCGGAGGCGTGGGGTTGGTTCGGTCAGCGCTGTCCATTGAGCTGAGCACTCACTTTGAGTACACCACGGGTCAGGAGAGCACGGGACAGCCCACTCATTTCATATGGGCGGGGCATCGACACACTCTGACCAATGAGCTGGCCAAACACTTTCCTGTTTAG